The following are encoded in a window of Chloroflexota bacterium genomic DNA:
- the uvrB gene encoding excinuclease ABC subunit UvrB, translated as MAEFQLVSDMKPTGDQPQAIAKLVEGLKRGYKHQTLLGVTGSGKTYVMANIIAQVQRPTLVLSHNKTLAAQLYSEFREFFPHNAVEYFVSYYDYYQPEAYLPQTDTYIEKDADINEEIDRLRLAATSSLLTRRDVIIVASVSCIYNIGSPEEYGQDVVQLRRGETRRRERLLRHLTEIFYQRNDTDFHRGCFRARGDTVDIFPAYRETALRVEYWGDTIERITEIDPLTGEILYEHDFVQIFPAKHFITNRERLEAALKAIEAELEERLAVLKQQGKLLEAQRLEQRTRYDIEMMCEVGYCSGIENYSRHLSGRAPGQQPWTLLDYFPDDYLLFVDESHITLPQVHGMYNGDRARKEVLVEYGFRLPSALDNRPLRFEEFERHINQAIYTSATPGPYELKHSQQVVEQIIRPTGLVDPEIIVRPTKGQIDDLLAEINRRVQRGERVLVTTLTKRMAEDLADYLLEMGVKVHYLHSEIQTIERVQILRDLRLGVYDVVVGINLLREGLDLPEVSLVAILDADKEGFLRSKNSLIQTIGRAARHVHGQVIMYADDVTESMREAIDETNRRRQIQLRYNEEHNIIPTSIIKEIRDLTDRVRVAAEQRAEYVVSKDIPKDELFRLISELEKQMKAAAAQLEFEKAALLRDQIIELRRGLEDETVPEWERVRKATLPARRR; from the coding sequence ATGGCAGAATTTCAGCTCGTGTCGGACATGAAGCCCACAGGCGACCAGCCTCAAGCGATTGCCAAACTGGTCGAGGGGCTTAAGCGAGGATATAAACATCAAACACTGCTGGGTGTTACAGGCTCTGGCAAGACCTATGTCATGGCCAACATCATCGCCCAGGTGCAACGCCCTACTTTGGTGTTGTCGCACAACAAAACGTTGGCTGCTCAGCTTTACAGCGAATTCCGTGAATTCTTCCCCCACAATGCCGTAGAATATTTTGTGAGCTACTATGATTACTATCAGCCAGAGGCCTATCTGCCACAGACTGATACGTACATCGAGAAGGATGCAGATATCAATGAAGAGATCGATCGCTTGCGCTTGGCGGCGACTTCTTCCCTGCTGACACGGCGGGACGTCATCATCGTCGCCAGCGTGTCTTGCATCTACAACATTGGTTCACCTGAAGAATATGGTCAGGATGTAGTACAATTGCGGCGCGGAGAGACCAGGCGTCGAGAGCGTTTGCTTCGCCACCTGACCGAGATCTTTTATCAGCGCAATGACACAGATTTCCATCGAGGATGTTTCCGCGCGCGTGGCGATACAGTGGACATCTTTCCTGCTTACCGCGAAACAGCCTTACGGGTGGAGTACTGGGGCGATACGATCGAGCGCATCACGGAGATCGATCCATTGACCGGTGAAATTCTCTACGAACACGATTTTGTCCAAATCTTCCCAGCAAAACATTTCATCACAAACCGCGAGCGGCTCGAGGCCGCCCTGAAAGCAATTGAGGCTGAGCTCGAGGAGCGTCTAGCCGTCCTGAAACAGCAGGGCAAACTGCTGGAAGCACAACGCCTGGAACAGCGCACCCGATATGATATCGAGATGATGTGTGAAGTAGGTTACTGCTCCGGCATTGAGAACTACTCACGGCATCTGTCTGGCCGTGCACCAGGTCAACAGCCCTGGACGTTACTCGACTATTTCCCAGATGACTATTTATTGTTCGTAGACGAGTCGCATATCACGCTGCCGCAAGTACATGGCATGTACAATGGTGATCGAGCCCGCAAAGAAGTCTTGGTAGAATATGGCTTCCGCCTGCCTTCTGCATTGGACAACCGGCCCCTTCGTTTTGAAGAATTCGAGCGGCACATCAATCAGGCCATCTACACTTCTGCCACGCCAGGCCCCTATGAACTGAAACACTCGCAGCAGGTAGTGGAACAGATCATTCGCCCTACGGGATTAGTTGATCCTGAGATCATCGTGCGCCCCACCAAGGGACAGATTGACGATTTGCTCGCAGAAATCAACCGACGCGTGCAGCGAGGCGAGCGTGTGCTGGTGACCACCCTCACCAAGCGCATGGCCGAAGACTTGGCTGATTACCTGTTGGAGATGGGAGTTAAGGTACACTACTTGCACTCGGAAATCCAGACCATCGAACGTGTACAAATCTTACGTGATCTACGCCTGGGCGTGTACGATGTGGTAGTGGGCATCAACTTGTTGCGCGAGGGCTTGGACTTACCCGAAGTTTCGCTGGTTGCCATCCTCGATGCGGACAAAGAGGGCTTCTTACGCAGCAAGAACTCGCTCATCCAGACTATTGGACGTGCTGCGCGCCATGTGCACGGTCAGGTCATTATGTATGCCGACGACGTTACGGAATCCATGCGCGAAGCCATTGATGAGACCAACCGCCGACGCCAGATTCAATTGCGGTACAACGAAGAGCACAATATTATACCAACGAGCATCATCAAGGAAATCCGTGACCTTACGGACCGCGTTCGTGTGGCAGCAGAACAACGTGCGGAATATGTTGTGAGCAAGGACATTCCGAAAGACGAACTTTTCCGACTGATTAGCGAACTCGAAAAGCAGATGAAAGCTGCGGCTGCCCAACTAGAGTTCGAGAAAGCCGCTCTGCTGCGCGATCAGATTATAGAGTTGCGTCGTGGCCTGGAAGACGAAACCGTGCCTGAGTGGGAACGGGTGCGAAAAGCCACCCTGCCTGCCAGGCGAAGATAA
- a CDS encoding radical SAM protein: protein MSPSYLRLHASGLLKDRIEQAYEILSHCTLCPRDCGVNRLAGEKGYCQAGADPVVASWNAHPWEEPPISGTNGSGTIFFTYCTGRCMFCQNYPISQLGIGQQVTVQRLAEMMLELQARGCHNINLVTPTHFVPQILAALAIAAEGGLHLPLVYNSSGYEAVETLRLLDGIVDIYLPDAKYADNEIARRLSGFRGYVEANRTALKEMFRQVGPELLLDENGMALRGMIIRHMVLPEGLAGTRQVLAWIACELSPSVHISLMSQYFPAHKAVGDPVLGRRITDEEYLEALAAFDELGLERGWRQEYCEE from the coding sequence ATGAGCCCCAGTTACCTCCGGCTTCATGCTAGCGGTCTGCTCAAAGATCGTATCGAACAGGCTTATGAGATACTAAGCCATTGCACTCTTTGTCCCCGCGATTGTGGTGTGAACCGCTTGGCAGGTGAGAAAGGTTACTGTCAGGCTGGGGCGGATCCTGTTGTTGCCAGTTGGAATGCTCACCCGTGGGAAGAGCCACCCATCAGTGGCACAAATGGGTCGGGCACCATCTTTTTCACCTATTGCACCGGGCGTTGTATGTTCTGTCAGAATTATCCAATTAGTCAACTCGGCATAGGGCAGCAAGTCACTGTACAGCGCCTGGCTGAGATGATGCTGGAACTTCAGGCACGCGGATGCCACAATATCAACTTGGTAACCCCCACGCATTTTGTGCCGCAGATCCTCGCTGCCCTAGCTATCGCTGCCGAAGGAGGTCTGCACCTGCCACTGGTCTATAACTCTAGCGGCTATGAGGCAGTGGAAACACTTCGTCTGCTCGATGGCATCGTGGACATCTACCTGCCTGACGCCAAATATGCTGACAACGAAATCGCACGTCGCCTGTCTGGATTTCGGGGCTACGTAGAGGCCAATCGCACAGCTCTGAAGGAGATGTTCCGGCAAGTTGGCCCTGAGCTCCTGCTCGACGAAAATGGGATGGCACTGCGCGGCATGATTATTCGCCACATGGTACTACCTGAGGGATTGGCAGGGACGCGTCAAGTCCTGGCTTGGATAGCTTGTGAGCTCTCGCCATCTGTTCATATCAGCCTGATGTCTCAGTACTTCCCAGCACACAAAGCAGTGGGCGATCCGGTCTTGGGGCGCAGGATAACGGATGAGGAATACCTCGAAGCACTGGCAGCATTTGATGAGCTTGGCCTAGAGCGTGGGTGGAGACAAGAATATTGCGAGGAGTAA
- the recA gene encoding recombinase RecA — protein MVEDSGRAKALEITVSQLKKRFGEGSIMKLGDSSQYNVQVISTGSLALDAALGIGGVPRGRITEIFGPEASGKTTLAQHIIAEAQRAGGVAAFIDVEHALDPTYAAKCGVDVDNLYISQPDTGEQALEIAEALVRSGAVDVVVIDSVAALVPRAEIEGEMGDQHIGLQARLMSQALRKLVGAIKRSNTAVIFTNQLRQKIGVLFGNPETTTGGNALKFYAAVRLDIRRMEAIKQGGEVIGNRTKVRVKKNKLAPPFKSAEFDIIYNEGISKSGDVLDMGVEVGIIEKKGAYYSYGETRLGQGRENAKAFLKEHPELLTEIAQKIRQNMSSLAAKSFGTIEAAEELEEPYSFEE, from the coding sequence ATGGTGGAAGATAGCGGTAGAGCAAAAGCTCTGGAGATCACTGTGTCCCAACTGAAGAAACGGTTCGGCGAAGGCTCGATCATGAAGCTCGGCGATTCCTCCCAATACAACGTGCAAGTCATATCCACAGGATCGCTGGCCTTGGATGCTGCCCTTGGCATTGGCGGCGTACCACGTGGACGCATCACCGAAATCTTTGGTCCGGAAGCATCGGGAAAAACTACCCTAGCACAGCACATTATTGCCGAAGCACAGCGCGCGGGTGGTGTGGCTGCCTTTATCGATGTGGAGCATGCTCTGGATCCAACCTACGCAGCCAAGTGCGGTGTTGATGTGGATAATCTCTATATCTCTCAGCCGGATACTGGGGAACAGGCGCTGGAGATTGCTGAGGCTCTGGTGCGGAGCGGGGCTGTTGATGTCGTGGTCATTGACTCTGTAGCCGCTCTGGTGCCCCGTGCGGAGATCGAAGGCGAAATGGGTGACCAGCATATTGGGCTGCAAGCACGGCTTATGTCCCAAGCGCTGCGCAAACTAGTGGGGGCAATCAAGCGATCAAATACAGCGGTTATCTTTACCAATCAACTGCGGCAGAAGATCGGTGTGCTGTTCGGAAACCCGGAGACGACAACCGGGGGCAATGCGCTCAAGTTTTATGCCGCGGTACGATTGGATATACGCCGTATGGAAGCGATCAAACAGGGTGGTGAAGTGATTGGTAACCGCACTAAGGTGCGTGTCAAGAAAAACAAATTGGCACCACCTTTCAAGAGCGCCGAGTTTGACATCATCTACAATGAAGGTATCTCCAAGAGCGGCGATGTATTGGATATGGGTGTAGAGGTAGGCATCATTGAAAAGAAGGGGGCATACTACTCATACGGCGAGACCCGGTTAGGGCAAGGACGAGAAAATGCCAAGGCATTCCTGAAAGAACATCCCGAGCTCCTCACAGAGATTGCTCAGAAGATTCGCCAGAATATGAGTTCGCTGGCGGCCAAGTCCTTTGGAACCATTGAAGCAGCAGAGGAGCTAGAAGAACCCTACTCCTTTGAGGAGTAG